A stretch of the Chelonoidis abingdonii isolate Lonesome George chromosome 11, CheloAbing_2.0, whole genome shotgun sequence genome encodes the following:
- the LOC116818897 gene encoding lysozyme C-like, whose amino-acid sequence MAAHESSYNTDATHYNSWDGSTDFGIFQINSRYWCQNGDEYSSNICQIPCSDLLSNNLSADVECAKIIAQDSNGMSAWVAWRSYCEGQDLSQYVEGCGV is encoded by the exons ATGGCGGCACATGAGAGCAGCTACAACACCGACGCCACCCACTACAACAGCTGGGACGGCAGCACCGACTTCGGCATCTTCCAGATCAACAGCCGCTACTGGTGCCAGAACGGGGATGAGTACAGCTCCAACATCTGCCAAATTCCCTGCAGCG ACTTGCTGAGCAACAACCTCTCAGCGGACGTTGAATGCGCGAAGATCATTGCCCAGGACTCCAACGGCATGAGCGCCTG GGTGGCCTGGAGGTCGTACTGCGAAGGCCAGGATCTGTCGCAGTACGTTGAAGGATGCGGCGTGTGA